A single region of the Sorghum bicolor cultivar BTx623 chromosome 9, Sorghum_bicolor_NCBIv3, whole genome shotgun sequence genome encodes:
- the LOC8071219 gene encoding uncharacterized protein LOC8071219 isoform X1, with protein sequence MRKPMPEGDASPQPLRDRSNQMLEGGTHNLAMQTNHQNTKYGELARNIRENQLGGVIFGCKHDTIEECFRKQLFGLPSVHYSYVRNVKPGMPLFLFNYSDRKLHGIFEAASPGEMYIDPYAWSNDGSLRTAFPAQVRICTKTQYPPLLESQFKTLLGDNYYNHHHFYFELDHAQTRALISLFKSLAPANQVQAVSSKRNIAVSSPPTRMKLSAVPDPKKVTANSKDTNPFSVLSNTAAPFNWADDVESASNTDDKKSDDSVSDFDNLGDNLLQDQFSPHSNPDEVSQTSSGKTLGQGLELTECNHPVVNPVNGERIITDGSMLLNSHNGAVEVDEIEIEVQNNPGGGVGIQPERQTVLEKLKELSSLRQQAAISSQDCTDSGSDQCVPDENQTNPNLSCGLFDATMEDKTSFDECHGNAEVMQIITHLQMRTEALEKKLIGSDREILSLREVVKDSGRKVQQLEYLVDELQFKFDSSLSLLGSMCNTLAKPSIFLIGGYNGVTWLSSLDSFTPEKDAVLGLTPMSSPRSYASAAVLDGHIFAVGGGDGMSWYNTVECYSSRNNEWTECPSLNRKKGSLAGICLNEKIYAIGGGDGNETYSEVEMFDPYLGKWICSPSMLLSRFALAASVLNGVIYTSGGYDGDMYLESAERYDPREGFWVRLPSMSTRRGCHTLTVLGDTLYAMGGYDGDKMVSSVEIYDPRLNAWRMGDPMNTPRGYAAAVYLDDSLFVIGGMQSSVQILDTVEVYNANSGWSVLGFSSIGKRSFASAVVM encoded by the exons ATGAGGAAGCCAATGCCGGAAGGGGACGCTTCTCCCCAGCCACTCCGGGATCGAAGCAATCAG ATGTTGGAAGGTGGGACCCATAATCTTGCAATGCAGACGAATCATCAGAATACCAAATATGGGGAACTTGCCCGTAATATCCGAGAAAACCAGCTTGGAGGGGTGATCTTTGGCTGCAAGCATGATACAATTGAAGAATGCTTCAGAAAACAGCTATTCG GTCTGCCTTCAGTCCACTATTCATATGTTAGAAATGTCAAACCTGGCATGCCTTTATTTCTATTCAATTATAGTGACAGAAAGCTCCATGGAATTTTCGAAGCTGCAAGTCCTGGTGAGATGTATattgacccatatgcttggagtAATGATGGTTCTTTAAGGACAGCTTTTCCTGCGCAG GTTCGTATTTGCACAAAGACTCAGTATCCACCTCTACTGGAGAGCCAATTCAAAACATTGCTTGGTGACAACTATTACAACCATCACCACTTCTATTTTGAGCTCGACCATGCACAGACAAGAGCCTTGATTTCTTTGTTCAAATCACTTGCTCCTGCTAATCAAGTTCAAGCTGTTTCAAGCAAAAGGAATATTGCAGTATCATCACCACCAACTAGAATGAAGCTATCAGCTGTTCCTGACCCAAAGAAGGTCACAGCAAATTCTAAGGACACCAATCCATTTAGTGTTCTATCAAATACAGCCGCTCCATTTAACTGGGCTGATGATGTGGAAAGTGCTAGTAACACTGATGACAAGAAATCTGATGATTCAGTTTCTGATTTTGACAATTTGGGTGACAATCTTCTTCAAGACCAATTCAGTCCTCATTCAAATCCAGATGAGGTCAGTCAAACTTCCTCAGGCAAAACTCTTGGCCAAGGACTGGAGCTTACTGAATGCAATCATCCAGTTGTCAATCCTGTGAATGGTGAAAGAATCATAACTGATGGATCAATGCTTTTGAATTCACACAATGGTGCTGTGGAAGTTGATGAAATAGAGATTGAAGTTCAAAATAAtccaggtggtggtgttgggaTACAGCCAGAAAGACAGACTGTACTAGAAAAACTGAAAGAATTATCTTCCCTACGACAGCAAGCGGCCATATCTTCCCAGGATTGTACTGATTCTGGTTCAGATCAATGCGTACCTGATGAAAACCAGACCAACCCAAATCTTTCCTGTGGCCTGTTTGATGCTACAATGGAAGATAAAACCTCATTTGACGAGTGCCATGGAAATGCTGAG GTGATGCAAATCATCACTCATTTACAGATGAGAACTGAAGCATTGGAGAAGAAGCTG ATTGGGTCAGATAGAGAAATACTTTCGTTGAGGGAAGTAGTTAAAGACTCAGGAAGAAAAGTTCAGCAACTGGAATACCTTGTAGATGAGTTACAATTCAAATTTGACTCTTCGCTGTCTCTTCTTGGAAGCATGTGCAATACTCTAGCCAAGCCATCAATATTCCTGATTGGTGGTTATAATGGTGTGACCTGGTTATCATCTCTTGATTCTTTTACTCCTGAGAAAGATGCAGTCCTGGGTCTCACACCAATGAGTTCTCCCCGCTCATATGCATCTGCTGCTGTATTAGATGGTCACATATTTGCTGTTGGTGGTGgtgatggcatgtcatggtatAACACAG TGGAATGCTATAGCTCGAGAAATAATGAGTGGACGGAATGCCCCTCCTTGAACCGGAAGAAAGGAAGTCTTGCTGGGATCTGTCTAAATGAGAAAATATACGCTATTGGtggaggagatggaaatgaAACTTATTCAGAAGTTGAGATGTTTGATCCGTACCTTGGGAAATGGATATGTAGCCCATCTATGCTGCTCTCT CGGTTTGCTCTTGCAGCGTCCGTACTAAATGGAGTCATCTATACATCTGGTGGCTATGATGGAGACATGTACTTGGA ATCAGCAGAAAGGTATGATCCAAGGGAGGGCTTCTGGGTCCGGCTTCCAAGTATGAGTACTAGGAGAGGATGCCACACCTTAACTGTCCTTGGAGATACCCT ATATGCCATGGGAGGGTATGATGGGGACAAAATGGTTTCTAGCGTCGAGATCTATGACCCTCGTCTTAATGCCTGGAGGATGGGTGATCCAATGAACACCCCAAGAGGATATGCAGCTGCCGTTTATCTTGATGATAGCTTATTCGTAATTGGTGGCATGCAGTCCAGTGTGCAGATCTTGGATACT GTGGAAGTTTACAATGCAAATTCTGGCTGGTCAGTCCTTGGTTTTAGTTCTATTGGGAAGAGGTCCTTCGCATCTGCTGTTGTCATGTAA
- the LOC8071219 gene encoding uncharacterized protein LOC8071219 isoform X2 yields the protein MLEGGTHNLAMQTNHQNTKYGELARNIRENQLGGVIFGCKHDTIEECFRKQLFGLPSVHYSYVRNVKPGMPLFLFNYSDRKLHGIFEAASPGEMYIDPYAWSNDGSLRTAFPAQVRICTKTQYPPLLESQFKTLLGDNYYNHHHFYFELDHAQTRALISLFKSLAPANQVQAVSSKRNIAVSSPPTRMKLSAVPDPKKVTANSKDTNPFSVLSNTAAPFNWADDVESASNTDDKKSDDSVSDFDNLGDNLLQDQFSPHSNPDEVSQTSSGKTLGQGLELTECNHPVVNPVNGERIITDGSMLLNSHNGAVEVDEIEIEVQNNPGGGVGIQPERQTVLEKLKELSSLRQQAAISSQDCTDSGSDQCVPDENQTNPNLSCGLFDATMEDKTSFDECHGNAEVMQIITHLQMRTEALEKKLIGSDREILSLREVVKDSGRKVQQLEYLVDELQFKFDSSLSLLGSMCNTLAKPSIFLIGGYNGVTWLSSLDSFTPEKDAVLGLTPMSSPRSYASAAVLDGHIFAVGGGDGMSWYNTVECYSSRNNEWTECPSLNRKKGSLAGICLNEKIYAIGGGDGNETYSEVEMFDPYLGKWICSPSMLLSRFALAASVLNGVIYTSGGYDGDMYLESAERYDPREGFWVRLPSMSTRRGCHTLTVLGDTLYAMGGYDGDKMVSSVEIYDPRLNAWRMGDPMNTPRGYAAAVYLDDSLFVIGGMQSSVQILDTVEVYNANSGWSVLGFSSIGKRSFASAVVM from the exons ATGTTGGAAGGTGGGACCCATAATCTTGCAATGCAGACGAATCATCAGAATACCAAATATGGGGAACTTGCCCGTAATATCCGAGAAAACCAGCTTGGAGGGGTGATCTTTGGCTGCAAGCATGATACAATTGAAGAATGCTTCAGAAAACAGCTATTCG GTCTGCCTTCAGTCCACTATTCATATGTTAGAAATGTCAAACCTGGCATGCCTTTATTTCTATTCAATTATAGTGACAGAAAGCTCCATGGAATTTTCGAAGCTGCAAGTCCTGGTGAGATGTATattgacccatatgcttggagtAATGATGGTTCTTTAAGGACAGCTTTTCCTGCGCAG GTTCGTATTTGCACAAAGACTCAGTATCCACCTCTACTGGAGAGCCAATTCAAAACATTGCTTGGTGACAACTATTACAACCATCACCACTTCTATTTTGAGCTCGACCATGCACAGACAAGAGCCTTGATTTCTTTGTTCAAATCACTTGCTCCTGCTAATCAAGTTCAAGCTGTTTCAAGCAAAAGGAATATTGCAGTATCATCACCACCAACTAGAATGAAGCTATCAGCTGTTCCTGACCCAAAGAAGGTCACAGCAAATTCTAAGGACACCAATCCATTTAGTGTTCTATCAAATACAGCCGCTCCATTTAACTGGGCTGATGATGTGGAAAGTGCTAGTAACACTGATGACAAGAAATCTGATGATTCAGTTTCTGATTTTGACAATTTGGGTGACAATCTTCTTCAAGACCAATTCAGTCCTCATTCAAATCCAGATGAGGTCAGTCAAACTTCCTCAGGCAAAACTCTTGGCCAAGGACTGGAGCTTACTGAATGCAATCATCCAGTTGTCAATCCTGTGAATGGTGAAAGAATCATAACTGATGGATCAATGCTTTTGAATTCACACAATGGTGCTGTGGAAGTTGATGAAATAGAGATTGAAGTTCAAAATAAtccaggtggtggtgttgggaTACAGCCAGAAAGACAGACTGTACTAGAAAAACTGAAAGAATTATCTTCCCTACGACAGCAAGCGGCCATATCTTCCCAGGATTGTACTGATTCTGGTTCAGATCAATGCGTACCTGATGAAAACCAGACCAACCCAAATCTTTCCTGTGGCCTGTTTGATGCTACAATGGAAGATAAAACCTCATTTGACGAGTGCCATGGAAATGCTGAG GTGATGCAAATCATCACTCATTTACAGATGAGAACTGAAGCATTGGAGAAGAAGCTG ATTGGGTCAGATAGAGAAATACTTTCGTTGAGGGAAGTAGTTAAAGACTCAGGAAGAAAAGTTCAGCAACTGGAATACCTTGTAGATGAGTTACAATTCAAATTTGACTCTTCGCTGTCTCTTCTTGGAAGCATGTGCAATACTCTAGCCAAGCCATCAATATTCCTGATTGGTGGTTATAATGGTGTGACCTGGTTATCATCTCTTGATTCTTTTACTCCTGAGAAAGATGCAGTCCTGGGTCTCACACCAATGAGTTCTCCCCGCTCATATGCATCTGCTGCTGTATTAGATGGTCACATATTTGCTGTTGGTGGTGgtgatggcatgtcatggtatAACACAG TGGAATGCTATAGCTCGAGAAATAATGAGTGGACGGAATGCCCCTCCTTGAACCGGAAGAAAGGAAGTCTTGCTGGGATCTGTCTAAATGAGAAAATATACGCTATTGGtggaggagatggaaatgaAACTTATTCAGAAGTTGAGATGTTTGATCCGTACCTTGGGAAATGGATATGTAGCCCATCTATGCTGCTCTCT CGGTTTGCTCTTGCAGCGTCCGTACTAAATGGAGTCATCTATACATCTGGTGGCTATGATGGAGACATGTACTTGGA ATCAGCAGAAAGGTATGATCCAAGGGAGGGCTTCTGGGTCCGGCTTCCAAGTATGAGTACTAGGAGAGGATGCCACACCTTAACTGTCCTTGGAGATACCCT ATATGCCATGGGAGGGTATGATGGGGACAAAATGGTTTCTAGCGTCGAGATCTATGACCCTCGTCTTAATGCCTGGAGGATGGGTGATCCAATGAACACCCCAAGAGGATATGCAGCTGCCGTTTATCTTGATGATAGCTTATTCGTAATTGGTGGCATGCAGTCCAGTGTGCAGATCTTGGATACT GTGGAAGTTTACAATGCAAATTCTGGCTGGTCAGTCCTTGGTTTTAGTTCTATTGGGAAGAGGTCCTTCGCATCTGCTGTTGTCATGTAA